The genomic DNA AAATACACCTCGTCAACTCCGGCGATATCACAAGCAACCAAAGTCAGCGGGTGAACCGGTGGGGGTGTGCAGCATATGACCTCCTGTACCCCGGCTACTTTCGCTGGAATAGCACACATGAGAGCAGTTGAGGGGTAACTTGCCCTCCCCCCCGGAACATAGATACCAATCCGTGTGAGAGGGGTTGTCTTTACCCCCAGGGAGATCCCCGGCTCTGTTTCTGTTATCCAGAAGTCCTCACGGCGCTGGAGTTCGTGGAATCTGCTGATTCGTGCATATGCTTCAGATAATGCCTCGGCTAACTCTGGCGATACGTCCTCGTATGCTGCATCCCAGTCCTCTTCGCTCAGTCTGACTGCTTCTGGACGGACTTTGTCGAACTTTTCAGCATAATCAAGGAGCGCTGCATCGCCACGAGCTCTGACTTCCGAAATGATCGCCTCAACCGGCCCCCTGACTTCATCAAGCGTGTCTTTCTGTCTTATCAGCCAGTTCTCGAGTGTTACCGGACTCCAGCTCATGGGTAGTACATGGATGTATGGCTCAAAAAAGTGATATGACAGAGCAGACCGGAATGGGTGCCAGACCAATACTAGGGGGATGCAATCCCGCTGTCCCATCTCCAGATGTAAAAATCAGGTGCAGGACGCGCAATTTTTCCACGTAACAGGTCGGTAAGCATTTTGTAAAGATTCAGGTAGAGGAGAAGTAGTTCCTCTGTTTTCCCTTCAGACTCTGTTTTCAGCCGGATCAATCCTTTTACATACTCTTCCATCCCGTCACATGCCGATATATCGGCTGGCATGATATCAGACGGATTGACATTCCTGACATTGAATACATCATCAACCGAGACCGCCATTTCTGTTTCACTGACTGCTCCTTTGTGGATGATAAGAGTTCTCCGTCTTTTATTTTCTGCCCTGTCCATGCCAAGAAGGGGTGCAATACTGATGACCGGTATCATCTCCTCACCCCATTGTGCCATCCCTTCGATGTACGGGGGAGCATCATAGACATCGATGGTCTGAAGGGGACGGACAAACTTGTCGATGATGTCTCCATCAATAAGATAGTGATCCTTTCCCAGTAATATCTCAACGAGTGTCAGATGTTCCTGCATGCTAGTAAAATCCGTTCTGTTTTTTATCTTATCCGTTCCCTGTATATACTCTTTGGTATCTGTCTTCTTCTGCTGCAAAATATATCCATATCCTGAACCAACAGTACTCCTATGATAGACCGGGCCTGAATGTATGCCGGTCAGTCCCGGGGGTTTAATGGGATGACGACAAAAAATGATGTACTTCATCGGTTATTGCTTTTTGCCCTTGGGGATGGTCTGTACGGGGCACAGGTCTCATATATCCGCGAGATAGTGCCTGACCAGGTGAAAAATCCCCTTCCTGGCGCACCGGATTTTATCCCAGGTATCATACATGTCAGATCTGACGTCATAAAGGTCATCGATATCAGAAGAATCATCCCGCTCGGAAAGGAACGGGCCAAAAAGAAGATCATCGTCTTCGTCCCTGAGGATGCACACAGTACGCGTTTTGGTATCCTGGTCGATGATGTGTATGGAATTATGGAGGTTCCTGATGCTGTTGTATCCCATCTTGACCGGTCTGATGCAAAAATTCAGAATAATTTCATGCTCGGGTTTATGAAAATTTCACTTGATACATTCCTGCACCAGAATGGACGACAGTTCGCGGCTGGCGAAGATGACCTTGTCTGGATCGACTTTGAAGATCTTATCCGTACGATCATTGACGGGGACCAGGCTGATTCTATTGTCTTCCGTCTCACTGCTCTTTTCAATCCGCAATATCTGCTCTCTGGAGAATGGAAAAAGAATACCGGAAAAATGAAAGCATAAGGGATTAGATCACAAGTTTCAGTTTTGAGTCTTTTCCTTTCAAGATTCCCAGTTTTTTCATGTCATTGAGGACCGATTCAATATATGCCGGCGAGAGGTGAAAGTCGATAGTGAGTTTATCATTTTCAATCGGCAGGGTCTTATGGATAAATTCAGACATCAGGTGCTCTTTTGATGCCCGGCCATCCTTTTGAATAATCCCCAGAATCTCTCCGACTAATACCTGTTTCACCTGAAGGTTGGCGAAGAATTTATCTGTTTCCTCCTCATTATCAGTCTTTTTGAAGTACTCTTCCAGTTCTGTCAGATCTTCCAGGTATATGACGTCAGGCCCTGTGGTGACGACATAGGTATAGGTTTGCCGTGCCTCAAGGCTCCGGATGATCTCCCATTTTTGTAATGCCTCCTCCCTGAATGGGGGAATTTCATCACCGAACAGGGACATGACCGCGTCATCAGGAGAGATGGTACGTGTCAGAATCATGCCCTCCTCATCTATGTCAAGGAGATTATTGAGCCCCAGAATTTGTGTAACTGTGGCTTCTCTTAAAAATGCCTCCATATCTTCTTCGGTTTCAGGCATCTCACCGTCACTGATAAGGACATTGAAAAGCTTCGTGTTGATGTGATCTCCAGGTTTATGGCTGATAAATGTCTGCTCCAGGTAGTTTCTTTCAGTGATGAGATCCTGTAAACCCTCTTCAAAGGCCTTTACAAACTCTTCAAATCCTTCCTCCCCGGCATCACGGATACGGGCTATCTCTTCTTCAAAAACTCCCTTTAACGCTCTGAAGGGTGCTTTGTATAACACCCTGCTTTCCAGTTCCACCTTGGTCTTCAGACTGGCAGAGATGTTCAGATTTCGAAAAATCTTTACACAACCCTGTGCTTCTTCTTCCGAAGAAAACAAGATCTCTTCTTCAAGTACCATGACTAGCACATACCTCAGCCCGGTACCTGATATGTTAGCTGGTCGGTGGGAAAAAAAGGATTTATTCAGCGATCCGTTTGAGAAGCCAGGTCATATTGACCCCAAGGGTCTCCATGCATTCCAAACCTTCCTCGTCTGAGTCGACCTCCCCTGGAAGCCTTCCAAGGCCCATGTTCCAGTAGGATGATCCGGGCACTATCATCTGACACATCAGGAACAGATGGTTGATGGTATCAAACGCATGGATGGCTCCTCCTCTTCTGACCGATATGATCGCAGCACCTACCTTAAATTTGAGAAAGTCACCACCTGACCTGCTTAACATACCGGTCCTGTCAATGAGAGCCTTCATCTCGGCGGTGACGTCTGCAAAGTAGGTTGGTGACGCGAAGATTATCCCGTCTGCCTCCCGCATCTTCTCAACATATTCATTCAGATCATCGGTCTGATTTGCACATTGTCCATTTCTGGTTTCGTAACATTTCATACAGGCAAGGCATCCATGCAATGGTTTTCCACCGATTCGAACCATTTCTGTCTCTATCCCGTTTGATTCCAGAATATCAAAGACACGACGGACCAGGTGCTCCGAATTTCCATCCGGACGGGGGCTTCCAAGAAATGCAACTACTTTCATAAATCATACATGAGTGAGGGAGATTGATAAAATCCACTCAGGGATTTTTCTATGCTCCGTCTTAGAAAAAGCCACTCAAAGATCCGAAGAGGATACCAAATGCAATGAGTGCCACACCTGCGAAGATGACCGGGTTCCAGCTGAGGATCTTAGCCCCGTCCAGAGGTCCGACTGGGAGTAAATTAAATGCGGCAATCATCGCATTGACTTTGACGCCCACGAGGCCGATGATCGCAAGTAAAGCTGACCCTGCTGACTGACCAATTACTATCAGGGCAGCAAAGGGTATTAAGAGGATGAGATTGCTCACCGGCCCGGCAAGTGATATTTTTCCATTCTCTTCCCGTGAGATATAATTTCCATATATCATGGTAGCTCCCGGAGCTGCAAAGACAATCCCTGCGAGTGCAGCCATGGCAACGGCAACTACCAGCATCATACTGTTCATCTGAAATTCAGCCCAGTATCCGTACTTCATTGCGGTAAATTTATGGGCCATTTCATGTACAATGAAGGCGATTCCTGCTGTGACGAGGGAGATTATAAAGAACTGTCCGATAATGAATGGATCAAGTCGCTGCCCCCACACCATCGCGAGGGTAAATGCTGCAGAAAGAGCGAGCCAGGCAACCAAAAGGTCACGTCTTTCATGGGGGGGGATTTTTTCCCATATATACATGGCATACATGTATGTTGTAATACTACAATGGTTTGACGGATACCAAGATTCACATTTACAAGATTGCTTCAGTGGATTAATCCTGAATAAAAGGTTTCATTATGTGGGTGTAAAAATATCCATAGTAAAATTATCAATGGAATAAATTGGAAACAACCAGTGTCGATCACTATTCTGATAATATTTTCAGGGATTCTTTATTTAGCGTTGGGCATACTCCAGAAATTCCTGAA from Methanospirillum hungatei JF-1 includes the following:
- a CDS encoding chemotaxis protein CheW, which encodes MQQKKTDTKEYIQGTDKIKNRTDFTSMQEHLTLVEILLGKDHYLIDGDIIDKFVRPLQTIDVYDAPPYIEGMAQWGEEMIPVISIAPLLGMDRAENKRRRTLIIHKGAVSETEMAVSVDDVFNVRNVNPSDIMPADISACDGMEEYVKGLIRLKTESEGKTEELLLLYLNLYKMLTDLLRGKIARPAPDFYIWRWDSGIASP
- a CDS encoding peptidase M50: MYAMYIWEKIPPHERRDLLVAWLALSAAFTLAMVWGQRLDPFIIGQFFIISLVTAGIAFIVHEMAHKFTAMKYGYWAEFQMNSMMLVVAVAMAALAGIVFAAPGATMIYGNYISREENGKISLAGPVSNLILLIPFAALIVIGQSAGSALLAIIGLVGVKVNAMIAAFNLLPVGPLDGAKILSWNPVIFAGVALIAFGILFGSLSGFF
- a CDS encoding flavodoxin family protein, whose protein sequence is MKVVAFLGSPRPDGNSEHLVRRVFDILESNGIETEMVRIGGKPLHGCLACMKCYETRNGQCANQTDDLNEYVEKMREADGIIFASPTYFADVTAEMKALIDRTGMLSRSGGDFLKFKVGAAIISVRRGGAIHAFDTINHLFLMCQMIVPGSSYWNMGLGRLPGEVDSDEEGLECMETLGVNMTWLLKRIAE
- a CDS encoding chemotaxis protein CheW; the encoded protein is MTTKNDVLHRLLLFALGDGLYGAQVSYIREIVPDQVKNPLPGAPDFIPGIIHVRSDVIKVIDIRRIIPLGKERAKKKIIVFVPEDAHSTRFGILVDDVYGIMEVPDAVVSHLDRSDAKIQNNFMLGFMKISLDTFLHQNGRQFAAGEDDLVWIDFEDLIRTIIDGDQADSIVFRLTALFNPQYLLSGEWKKNTGKMKA